Proteins co-encoded in one Marmota flaviventris isolate mMarFla1 chromosome 9, mMarFla1.hap1, whole genome shotgun sequence genomic window:
- the Pcnx3 gene encoding pecanex-like protein 3 isoform X4, with translation MGSQVLQILRQGVWASLTGGWFFDPHQSTFSNCFHLYVWIFLLTFPFLLYMVLPPSLMVAGVYCLVVAIIFTTIKTVNYRLHAMFDQGEIVEKRNSTMGEQEEEPAQGDSSLPRDPGVEMTVFRKVSSTPPVRCSSQHSVFGFNQVSELLPRMEDSGPLRDIKELVREQGSNNVIVTSADREMLKLSLQEKLIGDLPQTPPGAVPDPSLPSTDSSERSPLAGDGAPWGGSSMVDTPMSPLLKGSLSQELSKSFLTLTRPDRALVRTSSRREQHRGASGYQPLDRRGSGEPTPQKAGSSDSCFSGTDRETLSSFKSEKTNSTHLDSPPGGQAPEGSDTDPPSEAELPASPDAGVPSDDTLRSFDTVIGAGTPPGPVEPLLVVRPKDLALLRPSKRRPPMRRHSPPGRAPRRSLLEGGGFFEDEDTSEGSELSPASSLRSQRRYSTDSSSSTSCYSPESSQGAAGGPRKRRAPHGAEEGTAVPPKRPYGTQRTPSTASAKTHARVLSMDGAGGDVLRAPLAGCKAELEAQVGVELAAGDPAVLTAEARSGPAANQPGWRGELPEEGAVGGALFKPLSLMLGASLWTATEETGKRDRSSSVRRTQAIRRRHNAGSNPTPPASVMGSPPSSLQEAQRGRAASHSRALTLPSALHFASSLLLTRAGTNVHEACTFDDTSEGAVHYFYDESGVRRSYTFGLAGGGYENPVGQQGEQAANGAWDRHSHSSSFHSADVPEATGGLNLLQPRPVVLQGMQVRRVPLEIPEEQTLMEEAPPRAQHSYKYWLFPGRWTSVRYERLALLALLDRTRGVVENIFGVGLSSLVAFLGYLLLLKGFFTDIWVFQFCLVIASCQYSLLKSVQPDAASPMHGHNWVIAYSRPVYFCICCLLIWLLDALGSAQPFPPVSLYGLTLFSASFFFCARDVATVFTLCFPFVFLLGLLPQVNTCLMYLLEQIDMHGFGGTAATSPLTAVFSLARSLLAAALLYGFCLGAIKTPWPEQHVPVLFSVFCGLLVALSYHLSRQSSDPTVLWSLVRSKLFPELEERSLETARAEPPDPLPEKMRQSVREVLHSDLVMCVVIAVLTFAISASTVFIALKSVLGFVLYALAGAVGFFTHYLLPQLRKQLPWFCLSQPVLKPLEYSQYEVRGAAQVMWFEKLYAGLQCVEKYLIYPAVVLNALTVDAHTVVSHPDKFCLYCRALLMTVAGLKLLRSAFCCPPQQYLTLAFTVLLFHFDYPRLSQGFLLDYFLMSLLCSKLWDLLYKLRFVLTYIAPWQITWGSAFHAFAQPFAVPHSAMLFVQALLSGLFSTPLNPLLGSAVFIMSYARPLKFWERDYNTKRVDHSNTRLVTQLDRNPGADDNNLNSIFYEHLTRSLQHTLCGDLVLGRWGNYGPGDCFVLASDYLNALVHLIEVGNGLVTFQLRGLEFRGTYCQQREVEAITEGVEEDEGCCCCEPGHLPRVLSFNAAFGQRWLAWEVTASKYVLEGYSISDNNAASMLQVFDLRKILITYYVKSIIYYVSRSPKLEAWLSHEGIAAALRPVRAPGYADSDPTFSLSVDEDYDLRLSGLSLPSFCAVHLEWIQYCASRRGQPVDQDWNSPLVTLCFGLCVLGRRALGTASHSMSASLEPFLYGLHALFKGDFRITSPRDEWVFADMDLLHRVVAPGVRMALKLHQDHFTSPDEYEEPAALYDAIAANEERLVISHEGDPAWRSAILSNTPSLLALRHVMDDASDEYKIIMLNRRHLSFRVIKVNRECVRGLWAGQQQELVFLRNRNPERGSIQNAKQALRNMINSSCDQPLGYPIYVSPLTTSLAGSHPQLRALWGGPISLGAITRWLLRSWERLHKGCGAGCNSGGNVDDSDCGGGSGLTSLSANPPLAHPTPENTAGSGDQPLPPGPGWGPRPSLSSSGDGRPPALLQWPPPRLPGPPPASPVPTEGPRSSRPPGPGFGSEGPSGKWSLGGRKGLGGSDGEPASGSPKGGTPKSQVPLDLSLSPDGSSEASPPRAAQDISCLDSSAPESGTPTEAPADWPVPAEERESPAAQPLLEHQY, from the exons ATGGGGTCTCAGGTGTTGCAGATCCTGCGCCAGGGGGTGTGGGCCTCGCTCACCGGCGGTTGGTTCTTCGACCCGCATCAGAGCACCTTCTCCAACTGCTTTCACCTCTATGTCTGGATCTTCCTGCTCACCTTTCCCTTCTTGCTGTACATG GTCCTGCCCCCCAGCTTGATGGTGGCTGGCGTGTACTGCCTCGTGGTTGCTATCATCTTCACTACCATCAAGACTGTGAACTATCGACTGCATGCCATGTTCGACCAGGGAGAGATTGTGGAGAAGCGCAACTCGACCATGGGGGAGCAGGAAGAAGAGCCTGCCCAGGGGGACAGCAGTCTGCCCAG GGACCCTGGTGTGGAGATGACTGTGTTTCGGAAAGTGAGTTCCACACCCCCAGTGCGCTGCAGTTCTCAGCATTCCGTGTTTGGCTTCAACCAGGTCTCG GAATTATTGCCCCGGATGGAAGACTCTGGACCCCTCAGGG ATATCAAGGAGCTGGTGCGGGAGCAGGGCAGCAACAATGTGATAGTGACCTCTGCCGATCGAGAGATGCTGAAGCTCAGTTTACAGGAAAAATTAA TTGGAGACCTTCCCCAGACACCCCCAGGAGCTGTCCCAGACCCCTCTCTCCCCAGCACAGACTCTTCAGAACGTTCTCCCCTGGCTGGAGATGGAGCTCCTTGGGGTGGGAGCAGCATGGTTGACACTCCCATGAGCCCCTTACTGAAGGGGAGCCTTAGCCAGGAGCTAAGCAAGAGCTTTCTGACCCTGACCCGGCCTGACCGGGCTCTGGTGAGGACCAGCAGTCGAAGGGAACAACACCGAGGAGCCAGCGGCTACCAGCCCCTGGATCGGCGGGGCTCAGGTGAGCCCACACCCCAGAAAGCTGGCTCATCAGATTCCTGCTTCAGTGGCACTGACAGGGAAACGTTGAGCAGCTTCAAGAGCGAGAAGACCAACTCAACGCACCTGGACAGCCCCCCTGGTGGACAAGCCCCTGAGGGCAGTGACACAGATCCTCCCTCTGAGGCTGAGCTGCCTGCCTCACCTGATGCTGGCGTCCCCTCAGATGATACACTGCGTTCCTTTGACACAGTCATCGGAGCAGGGACACCACCAGGCCCAGTCGAGCCACTCCTGGTTGTACGGCCTAAGGACTTGGCCCTACTAAGGCCTAGCAAACGGCGGCCACCCATGCGAAGACACTCTCCACCTGGCCGTGCTCCTCGACGGTCCCTGCTTGAGGGCGGGGGCTTCTTCGAGGATGAAGACACCAGTGAGGGCAGCGAACTGAGCCCGGCCTCCAGTCTCCGATCACAGCGGCGCTACAGTACTGATAGCTCCTCATCTACTTCTTGCTACTCCCCTGAGAGCTCCCAGGGTGCAGCAGGGGGGCCTCGGAAGCGGCGGGCCCCTCATGGAGCTGAGGAGGGGACTGCTGTGCCCCCCAAAAGGCCCTATGGGACCCAGCGGACGCCCAGTACAGCCAGTGCTAAAACACATGCTCGTGTGCTAAGCATGGATGGGGCAGGGGGTGATGTCTTAAGGGCTCCCCTGGCCGGCTGCAAGGCTGAGCTGGAGGCCCAGGTGGGAGTGGAGCTCGCTGCTGGGGATCCTGCTGTGCTGACTGCTGAGGCCCGCAGTGGGCCTGCTGCCAACCAGCCAGGCTGGCGGGGGGAGCTGCCTGAGGAAGGTGCTGTTGGTGGAG CTCTGTTCAAGCCTCTGTCACTTATGCTCGGGGCCTCTCTCTGGACAGCGACTGAGGAGACAGGCAAGCGGGACCGCTCAAGCAGTGTGAGGCGGACCCAAGCAATCCGGAGGCGCCACAACGCAGGCAGCAACCCCACCCCACCGGCCTCTGTCATGGGCTCGCCACCCAG CAGCCTGCAGGAGGCTCAGCGGGGCCGGGCTGCCTCCCACTCCCGGGCGCTGACGCTGCCCTCCGCCCTGCACTTCGCCTCTTCACTACTGCTGACCCGGGCTGGCACCAACGTGCACGAGGCCTGTACTTTTGACGACACCTCTGAGGGTGCCGTGCACTATTTCTACGACGAGAGTG GTGTGCGACGTTCCTATACCTTCGGCCTGGCTGGAGGTGGCTATGAGAATCCAGTGGGGCAGCAGGGGGAGCAGGCAGCCAATGGAGCATG GGACCGCCACTCACATTCCTCCAGCTTCCACTCAGCTGATGTTCCTGAGGCAACAGGAGGCTTGAACCTGCTGCAGCCGAGGCCTGTGGTTCTTCAGGGTATGCAGGTGCGCCGGGTGCCGCTGGAGATCCCGGAG GAGCAGACACTGATGGAGGAGGCGCCACCCCGTGCCCAGCATAGCTACAAGTACTGGCTCTTTCCTGGCCGCTGGACCTCTGTGCGCTATGAGCGGCTTGCCCTGCTGGCTCTCCTGGACCG GACGCGGGGGGTGGTCGAGAACATCTTCGGCGTTGGGCTGAGCAGCCTGGTTGCTTTCCTGGGCTACCTGTTGCTGCTCAAGGGCTTCTTCACTGACATCTGGGTCTTCCAGTTCTGCCTGGTCATCGCCTCCTGTCAGTACTCCTTGCTCAAG AGTGTGCAGCCTGATGCGGCATCTCCCATGCAC GGCCACAACTGGGTGATCGCATACAGCCGGCCCGTCTACTTCTGCATCTGCTGCCTGCTCATCTGGCTGCTGGATGCCCTGGGCTCAGCACAGCCCTTCCCGCCCGTCTCCCTCTATGGCCTCACActcttctctgcctctttcttcttctgtgcCCGAGATGTGGCCACTG TGTTCACCTTATGCTTCCCTTTCGTCTTCCTCCTGGGCCTCCTGCCCCAGGTCAACACCTGCCTCATGTACCTGCTGGAGCAGATAGATATGCATGGCTTTGGGGGCACAG CTGCCACCAGCCCGCTCACTGCAGTCTTCAGTCTTGCTCGCAGCCTTCTGGCTGCTGCCCTTCTCTACGGCTTCTGCCTCGGGGCCATCAAG ACTCCTTGGCCAGAGCAGCACGTCCCTGTCCTCTTCTCAGTCTTCTGTGGCCTCCTGGTGGCGCTGTCCTACCATCTGAGCCGGCAGAGCAGCGACCCCACTGTGCTCTG GTCCCTGGTACGGAGCAAGCTCTTCCCTGAGCTAGAGGAGCGGAGCCTGGAGACGGCCCGAGCTGAGCCCCCAGACCCGCTACCAGAAAAAATGCGCCAGTCTGTG CGTGAGGTCCTGCACTCCGACCTGGTGATGTGTGTGGTGATTGCTGTGCTCACCTTCGCCATCAGCGCCAGCACCGTCTTCATTGCCCTAAAG TCGGTGCTGGGTTTTGTATTGTACGCGCTGGCCGGGGCAGTGGGCTTCTTCACACACTACCTGCTGCCACAGCTGCGCAAGCAGCTGCCCTGGTTCTGCCTCTCACAGCCCGTGCTGAAGCCACTGGAGTACAGCCAGTATGAAGTGCGCG GCGCTGCCCAAGTGATGTGGTTTGAGAAACTGTATGCTGGCCTGCAGTGTGTCGAGAAGTATCTCATCTACCCTGCCGTGGTGCTCAATGCTCTCACAGTGGATGCCCACACTGTTGTCAGCCACCCGGACAAATTCTGCCTCTA CTGCCGGGCACTGCTGATGACTGTGGCTGGTCTGAAGTTGTTGCGCTCGGCCTTTTGCTGCCCACCCCAGCAGTACCTGACCTTGGCCTTCACAGTCCTGCTCTTCCACTTTGACTACCCACGCCTCTCCCAGGGCTTTCTGCTGGACTACTTCCTCATGTCCCTGCTCTGCAGCAAA CTGTGGGACCTGCTGTACAAGCTGCGTTTTGTGCTGACCTACATCGCTCCCTGGCAAATCACCTGGGGCTCGGCCTTCCACGCCTTTGCCCAGCCCTTCGCAGTACCAC ACTCGGCCATGCTGTTTGTCCAGGCCCTGCTCTCAGGGCTCTTCTCCACACCCCTAAATCCTCTACTGGGCAGTGCAGTGTTCATCATGTCTTATGCAAGGCCTCTCAAGTTTTGGGAGCGTGACTACAA CACTAAGCGTGTGGATCATTCCAACACCCGCCTGGTGACGCAGCTGGACCGGAACCCTG GCGCTGATGACAACAACCTCAATTCCATCTTCTATGAGCACTTGACGCGCTCACTGCAGCACACGCTGTGTGGGGACCTGGTGCTGGGCCGCTGGGGCAACTATGGCCCTGGTGACTGCTTCGTCCTGGCTTCCGACTACCTCAATGCACTAGTGCACCTCATCGAGGTTGGCAATGGCCTTGTCACCTTCCAGCTGCGTGGCCTTGAGTTCCGGG GCACGTACTGCCAGCAGCGTGAGGTGGAGGCCATCACCGAAGGTGTAGAGGAGGATgagggctgctgctgctgtgagCCTGGCCATTTGCCACGGGTCCTGTCCTTCAATGCCGCCTTTGGGCAGCGCTGGCTGGCCTGGGAGGTGACGGCCAGTAAGTACGTGCTGGAGGGCTACAGCATTAGCGACAACAACGCCGCCTCCATGCTGCAGGTCTTTGACCTCCGCAAGATTCTCATCACCTACTATGTCAAG AGCATCATCTACTATGTGAGCCGCTCCCCAAAGCTGGAGGCCTGGCTGAGCCACGAGGGCATCGCAGCTGCTTTGCGGCCCGTTAGAGCCCCCGGCTATGCCGACTCAGATCCCACCTTTTCGCTGAGTGTGGATGAGGACTATGACCTTCGCCTTTCCGGCCTCTCGCTGCCTTCCTTCTGTGCTGTGCACCTCGAGTGGATCCAGTACTGCGCCTCCCGGCGTGGCCAG CCCGTGGACCAGGACTGGAACTCGCCGCTGGTCACGCTGTGTTTTGGCCTGTGTGTACTGGGCCGCCGAGCCCTGGGGACAGCCTCTCACAGCATGTCTGCCAG CCTGGAGCCCTTCCTCTATGGCCTACACGCTCTGTTCAAGGGGGACTTTCGCATCACCTCCCCACGTGATGAGTGGGTCTTTGCCGACATGGACCTGCTTCACCGTGTAGTGGCACCTGGGGTTCGCATGGCTCTCAAGCTTCACCAG GACCACTTCACATCCCCAGATGAATATGAGGAACCTGCGGCCTTGTATGATGCCATTGCAGCCAACGAGGAGCGGCTGGTCATTTCACATGAAGGTGACCCAGCCTGGCGTAgtgccatcctcagcaacacacccTCCCTGCTGGCACTGCGCCACGTCATGGACGATGCATCTGATGAGTACAAGATCATCATGCTAAACCGCCGCCACCTCAGCTTCCGAGTCATCAAG GTGAATCGCGAGTGCGTGCGTGGCCTGTGggctgggcagcagcaggagtTGGTGTTCCTGCGTAACCGCAACCCTGAGCGTGGCAGCATCCAGAACGCCAAGCAGGCACTCCGCAACATGATCAATTCCTCCTGTGACCAGCCACTGGGCTACCCCATCTATGTGTCACCCCTCACCACCTCACTGGCTGGCAGCCACCCCCAGCTGCGAGCGCTGTGGGGCGGCCCCATCAGCTTGGGCGCCATCACCCGCTGGCTCCTGCGCAGCTGGGAGAG GCTTCATAAGGGCTGTGGTGCTGGCTGCAATAGCGGTGGGAATGTGGATGACTCGGACTGTGGTGGGGGCAGCGGCCTGACTTCCCTCAGTGCTAATCCCCCCTTGGCACACCCGACGCCTGAGAATACAGCAG GCAGTGGCGACCaacccctcccaccaggccctGGCTGGGGGCCGCGGCCTTCCCTGAGCAGCTCTGGTGATGGACGCCCCCCTGCTCTATTGCAGTGGCCTCCCCCTCGGCTCCCTGGTCCACCCCCTGCCTCACCTGTTCCCACTGAGGGTCCCCGGTCCTCGCGGCCCCCTGGTCCTGGTTTCGGTTCTGAGGGGCCCAGTGGAAAGTGGAGCCTGGGGGGTCGGAAGGGTCTGGGAGGATCTGATGGAGAACCAGCCTCAGGGAGCCCCAAAGGAGGCACCCCCAAATCTCAG GTGCCTCTAGACCTCAGCCTCAGCCCGGATGGCAGCTCTGAGGCCTCACCCCCCAGAGCAGCACAGGATATTTCTTGCTTGGACAGCAGTGCTCCCGAGAGTGGTACACCCACTGAGGCCCCAGCTGACTGGCCTGTCCCTGCTGAGGAACGCGAAAGTCCGGCTGCCCAGCCATTGCTGGAGCACCAATACTGA